One region of Mycolicibacterium insubricum genomic DNA includes:
- a CDS encoding error-prone DNA polymerase, with protein sequence MGWHSGPPSWAEMERVLDGRPRRAGLPLTSAARPEPRAPRCGPAEVAYAELHAHSAYSFLDGASTPEELAAEAARLGLRALALTDHDGLYGVVRLAEAARELELATVFGAELSLDPGPGQRTEVPDPPGPHLLVLARGPEGYRRLSRQLAAAHLVGGRKGKPRYDFDALTEAAGGHWHILTGCRKGHVRTALSDGGPAAAAAALADLVDRFGADRVSVELTHHGGPLDDERNAALAELAPRFGVGLIATTAAHFATPERGRLAAAMGAIRARESVSSAAGWLAPLGGAHLRSGAEMAAIFAHRPEVVTAAAELGEQCAFGLALIAPRLPPFDVPAGHTEDSWLRELVHRGAGRRYGTPDSAPRAYAQLERELGIIAALGFPGYFLVVHDIVAFCRDNDILCQGRGSAANSAVCYALGVTAVDPIVNELLFERFLSPARDGPPDIDIDIESDRREEVIQYVYTRYGREHAAQVANVITYRRRSAVRDMARALGFSQGQQDAWSRQISRWGGARDAPEVEGIPEQVLELAGQIKDLPRHLGIHSGGMVICDRPIADVCPVEWARMENRSVLQWDKDDCAAIGLVKFDLLGLGMLSALHYAKDLIAEHQGIAVDFATLDLSEPAVYEMLQRADSVGVFQVESRAQMATLPRLKPRNFYDLVVEVALIRPGPIQGGSVHPYIRRRNELEPIHYDHPSMEPALRKTLGVPLFQEQLMQLAVDCAGFTPAEADQLRRAMGSKRSTERMRRLRGRFYQGMERLHGITGELAERIYEKLEAFANFGFPESHALSFASLVFYSSWLKLHHPAAFCAALLRAQPMGFYSPQSLVADARRHGVLVHGPCVNASSVHADLENAGTEIRLGLGAVRHIGEDLATRILEERNTNGRYHSLLDLTGRVQLSVPQTEALATGGALGCFGTDRRQALWAAGAAAAERPDRLPGIGTAAAAPSLPGMSRLELAAADVWATGVSPDSFPTEFLREALDERGVLAAARLLGVPDGTRVLVAGAVTHRQRPATAGGVTFVNLEDETGMVNVLCSPGVWARYRRLAQTAPALTVRGIVQNASGAVTVIADAMARLELSVGSRSRDFR encoded by the coding sequence ATGGGTTGGCACAGCGGGCCGCCGAGCTGGGCCGAGATGGAACGGGTGCTCGACGGCCGCCCGCGGCGCGCGGGCCTGCCGCTGACCTCGGCGGCCCGGCCGGAGCCCCGGGCGCCGCGGTGCGGGCCGGCCGAGGTTGCCTACGCGGAGCTGCACGCACACTCGGCCTACAGCTTCCTCGACGGCGCCAGCACCCCGGAGGAACTGGCCGCCGAGGCCGCCCGGCTGGGGCTGCGGGCGCTGGCGCTGACCGACCACGACGGGCTCTACGGCGTGGTGCGGCTGGCCGAGGCCGCCCGGGAACTGGAGCTGGCGACGGTGTTCGGCGCCGAACTGTCGCTGGACCCCGGGCCCGGGCAGCGCACCGAGGTCCCGGACCCGCCCGGGCCGCACCTGCTGGTGCTGGCCCGCGGACCCGAGGGCTACCGGCGGCTGTCCCGGCAACTGGCCGCCGCGCACCTGGTCGGCGGCCGGAAGGGCAAGCCGCGCTACGACTTCGACGCACTGACCGAGGCCGCCGGTGGGCACTGGCACATCCTCACCGGCTGCCGCAAGGGACACGTGCGCACCGCGCTGAGCGACGGCGGGCCGGCTGCTGCCGCGGCGGCCCTGGCCGACCTGGTGGACCGGTTCGGTGCCGACCGCGTCAGCGTGGAACTGACCCACCACGGCGGGCCGCTGGACGACGAGCGCAACGCCGCGCTGGCCGAACTGGCACCGCGGTTCGGGGTGGGCCTGATCGCCACCACTGCGGCGCACTTCGCCACACCGGAGCGCGGCCGGCTGGCCGCGGCGATGGGTGCGATCCGGGCGCGGGAGTCGGTGTCTTCGGCCGCCGGCTGGCTGGCCCCGCTCGGTGGGGCGCACCTGCGGTCCGGTGCGGAGATGGCGGCGATCTTCGCGCACCGGCCCGAGGTGGTCACCGCCGCAGCCGAACTGGGGGAGCAGTGCGCATTCGGGCTGGCGCTGATCGCGCCCCGGCTGCCGCCGTTCGACGTGCCCGCCGGGCACACCGAGGACAGTTGGCTGCGTGAACTCGTGCACCGCGGCGCCGGCCGACGCTACGGGACGCCGGACTCGGCGCCGCGGGCCTATGCCCAGCTGGAGCGGGAACTGGGCATCATCGCGGCGCTGGGTTTCCCCGGCTACTTCCTGGTGGTGCACGACATCGTGGCATTCTGCCGGGACAACGACATCCTGTGCCAGGGTCGCGGATCGGCGGCCAACTCGGCGGTCTGCTATGCCCTCGGGGTCACCGCGGTGGACCCGATCGTCAACGAGCTGCTGTTCGAACGGTTCCTGTCCCCGGCCCGCGACGGCCCGCCCGATATCGACATCGACATCGAATCCGACCGCCGCGAGGAGGTCATCCAGTACGTCTACACCCGCTACGGGCGAGAGCACGCCGCGCAGGTCGCCAACGTCATCACCTACCGCCGCCGCAGCGCGGTGCGGGACATGGCCCGCGCGCTGGGCTTCTCCCAAGGGCAGCAGGACGCCTGGAGCAGGCAGATAAGCAGGTGGGGTGGGGCCAGGGATGCGCCCGAGGTGGAAGGCATCCCGGAGCAGGTGCTGGAGCTGGCCGGCCAGATCAAGGATCTGCCGCGGCATCTCGGTATCCACTCCGGCGGCATGGTGATCTGTGACCGGCCGATCGCCGATGTCTGCCCGGTGGAGTGGGCCCGGATGGAAAACCGCAGTGTGCTGCAGTGGGACAAGGACGACTGTGCGGCAATAGGTTTGGTGAAGTTCGACCTGCTGGGCCTGGGCATGCTCTCGGCGCTGCACTACGCCAAGGACCTGATCGCCGAGCATCAGGGCATCGCCGTCGACTTCGCCACGCTCGACCTGTCCGAGCCGGCGGTCTACGAAATGCTGCAGCGCGCCGATTCGGTCGGGGTGTTCCAGGTGGAGTCCCGTGCCCAGATGGCCACCCTGCCGAGGCTGAAACCGCGGAACTTCTACGACCTGGTGGTCGAGGTGGCGCTGATCCGGCCCGGCCCGATCCAAGGCGGTTCGGTGCACCCCTACATCCGGCGCCGCAACGAACTGGAACCGATCCACTACGACCACCCGTCGATGGAGCCCGCTCTGCGGAAAACCCTGGGAGTTCCCCTTTTCCAGGAACAGCTGATGCAGCTGGCAGTGGACTGTGCCGGATTCACCCCGGCCGAGGCCGACCAGCTGCGCCGGGCGATGGGCTCCAAACGCTCCACCGAGCGGATGCGCCGGTTGCGCGGCCGGTTCTACCAGGGCATGGAACGACTGCACGGCATCACCGGGGAACTGGCCGAGCGGATCTATGAAAAACTGGAGGCGTTCGCCAACTTCGGCTTCCCGGAAAGCCATGCGCTGAGCTTCGCCTCGCTGGTGTTCTACTCGTCCTGGCTCAAGCTGCACCACCCGGCCGCGTTCTGCGCGGCGCTGCTGCGGGCCCAGCCGATGGGCTTCTACTCGCCGCAGTCGCTGGTCGCCGACGCCCGCCGGCACGGCGTGCTCGTGCACGGACCGTGCGTCAACGCCAGTTCCGTGCACGCCGACCTGGAGAACGCCGGCACCGAGATCCGGCTCGGGCTGGGTGCGGTCCGCCACATCGGCGAGGACCTGGCCACCCGGATCCTCGAGGAGCGAAATACCAACGGGCGCTACCATTCTCTGCTGGACCTGACCGGTCGGGTGCAGCTGTCCGTGCCGCAGACCGAGGCGCTGGCCACCGGTGGGGCGCTGGGCTGCTTCGGCACCGACCGTCGTCAGGCGCTGTGGGCCGCCGGCGCGGCCGCCGCCGAGCGGCCGGACCGGCTGCCCGGGATCGGCACCGCCGCCGCCGCGCCGAGCCTGCCCGGCATGAGCCGGCTGGAACTGGCCGCCGCCGACGTGTGGGCCACCGGCGTCTCCCCGGACAGCTTTCCCACCGAGTTCCTGCGCGAGGCGCTCGACGAGCGCGGGGTGCTGGCCGCGGCGCGTCTGCTGGGCGTGCCCGACGGCACCCGGGTGCTGGTGGCCGGCGCGGTCACCCACCGGCAGCGCCCGGCCACCGCCGGCGGGGTCACCTTCGTCAACCTGGAGGACGAGACCGGCATGGTCAACGTGCTGTGCTCACCCGGGGTGTGGGCCCGCTACCGGCGGCTGGCGCAGACCGCGCCGGCGCTGACCGTGCGGGGCATCGTGCAGAACGCCAGCGGGGCGGTCACCGTCATCGCCGACGCGATGGCCCGCCTCGAGCTGTCGGTGGGTTCGCGCTCGCGGGATTTCCGCTGA
- a CDS encoding TIGR03667 family PPOX class F420-dependent oxidoreductase, producing MPIDLNAEVIQRLTDDTDGWLTTVAKSGQPVPRLVWFLLDGTDVVVYSHPTGAKVRHIGNHPRVSLNLDSDGDGGGVIVVGGVATVEPEPVDPRTDERYWAKYDELAERLGYVEMMGDFNTRIRIAVDKVWTTPVA from the coding sequence ATGCCCATTGACCTGAACGCCGAAGTTATCCAACGCCTCACCGACGACACCGACGGCTGGCTGACCACCGTCGCCAAATCCGGACAGCCGGTTCCGCGGCTGGTGTGGTTCCTGCTCGACGGCACCGACGTCGTCGTGTACAGCCACCCGACCGGTGCCAAGGTCCGCCACATCGGCAACCACCCGCGGGTCAGCCTGAACCTGGACTCCGACGGCGACGGCGGCGGGGTGATCGTGGTCGGCGGCGTCGCGACGGTCGAGCCGGAACCGGTCGACCCGCGCACCGACGAGCGTTACTGGGCCAAGTACGACGAGCTGGCCGAGAGGCTGGGGTACGTCGAGATGATGGGCGACTTCAACACCCGGATCCGGATCGCCGTGGACAAGGTGTGGACCACGCCGGTCGCGTGA
- a CDS encoding nitroreductase family protein, translating to MALELSNDELLTTTRSVRKRLDFDRPVPRELLMECLDIALQAPSGSNAQGWQWIFVDDPDIKKALADIYRSNATGYLQLAPPERGDIRDQQQVAVRDSASYLNENFEKAPVLMIPCLEGRPDGVDAGMSASYWGSLLPAVWSFMLALRARGLGSAWTTLHLIGDGERQAAELLGIPFKDYAQGGLFPIAYTKGTDFKKARRLPAEQLTHWNHW from the coding sequence ATGGCCCTGGAACTGAGCAACGATGAACTGCTGACCACCACCCGCTCGGTGCGCAAGCGCCTGGACTTCGACCGCCCGGTGCCCCGGGAGCTGCTGATGGAATGCCTGGACATCGCCCTGCAGGCCCCGTCGGGCTCCAATGCCCAAGGGTGGCAATGGATTTTCGTCGACGACCCGGACATCAAGAAGGCGCTCGCCGACATCTACCGCTCCAACGCCACCGGGTACCTGCAGTTGGCGCCGCCCGAGCGCGGCGACATCCGCGACCAGCAGCAGGTCGCGGTGCGCGATTCGGCAAGCTACCTCAACGAGAACTTCGAGAAGGCGCCGGTGCTGATGATCCCGTGCCTGGAGGGTCGGCCCGACGGCGTGGACGCCGGGATGAGCGCGTCCTACTGGGGATCGCTGCTGCCCGCGGTGTGGAGCTTCATGCTGGCGCTGCGGGCCCGCGGCCTCGGCTCGGCCTGGACCACGCTGCACCTGATCGGCGACGGGGAGCGCCAAGCCGCCGAGCTGCTCGGTATCCCGTTCAAGGACTACGCCCAGGGCGGGCTGTTCCCGATCGCCTACACCAAGGGCACCGACTTCAAGAAGGCCCGTCGGCTACCCGCCGAGCAGCTCACCCACTGGAACCACTGGTAG
- a CDS encoding tRNA (cytidine(34)-2'-O)-methyltransferase codes for MFHLLFHSPRIAPNTGNAIRMVAATGTHLHLVEPLGFDLSEPKLRRAGLDYHDLASVTVHPSLAAAWEALMPARVFAFTAHARTSFTDVAYRPTDVLMFGPEPTGLDDETLADPHISAQLRIPMLAGRRSLNLSNAAAVACYEAWRQHGFTGAV; via the coding sequence ATGTTCCACCTGCTGTTCCACTCCCCCCGGATAGCTCCGAATACCGGCAACGCGATCCGGATGGTCGCCGCCACCGGAACCCACCTGCACCTGGTGGAGCCGCTCGGGTTCGACCTGTCCGAACCCAAGCTGCGCCGCGCCGGGCTGGACTATCACGACCTGGCGTCGGTGACGGTGCACCCGTCGCTGGCCGCAGCCTGGGAGGCGCTGATGCCGGCGCGGGTGTTCGCGTTCACCGCGCACGCCCGGACGTCGTTCACCGACGTCGCCTACCGGCCGACCGACGTGCTGATGTTCGGCCCGGAGCCCACCGGGCTGGACGACGAGACCCTGGCCGACCCGCACATCAGCGCCCAGCTGCGGATCCCGATGCTGGCCGGCCGCCGGTCGCTGAACCTGTCGAACGCCGCCGCGGTGGCCTGCTACGAGGCGTGGCGCCAGCACGGGTTCACCGGCGCGGTGTGA
- a CDS encoding pentapeptide repeat-containing protein — MAEPSWTDREFTGADFRDEDLTGLCTERTVFDGCDFTGATLSESRHVGSAFRNCVFTRATLWHSSFTGCSLIGSVFGDARLRPITFDEVDLTLATLGGADLRKVDLSGCRLREASLVQADLREANLAGADLTGARTLGARLDGADLRGARVDADLWTTASLRGAKIDVAQALTYAVAHGLNVAGD; from the coding sequence ATGGCCGAACCGAGCTGGACCGACCGGGAGTTCACCGGCGCCGACTTCCGCGACGAGGACCTCACCGGGCTGTGCACCGAACGCACGGTGTTCGACGGCTGCGACTTCACCGGCGCCACCCTGAGCGAGTCGCGCCATGTCGGCTCGGCGTTTCGCAACTGCGTCTTCACCCGCGCCACCCTGTGGCATTCGAGCTTCACCGGCTGCTCGCTGATCGGGTCGGTGTTCGGTGACGCCCGGCTGCGGCCGATCACCTTCGACGAGGTGGACCTGACCCTGGCGACCTTGGGCGGGGCCGACCTGCGCAAGGTCGACCTGTCCGGGTGCCGGCTGCGGGAGGCCTCGCTGGTGCAGGCCGACCTGCGCGAGGCAAACCTGGCCGGCGCGGACCTGACCGGGGCGCGCACACTCGGCGCCCGGCTCGACGGCGCGGATCTGCGCGGCGCCCGGGTGGATGCGGACCTGTGGACCACCGCGTCGCTGCGCGGTGCGAAGATCGACGTCGCCCAGGCGCTGACGTATGCCGTCGCGCACGGGCTGAACGTCGCCGGTGACTAG
- a CDS encoding ATP-binding cassette domain-containing protein: MTGPAAPTLTVRYDGSSRNFAPGNDIVVGRDLRADVRIAHPLISRAHLILRFDRGRWLAIDNGSLNGMFVNGRRVPTIEIGDGTAVNIGNPDGPQLTFGVGRHTGTAGRTPATSAIPMSGGVPSAGMSSGGMRPPSAANPTIAPPRQYPTGARPPVPSGPVAPPVGNAPTMMGPAAAPRGGDGANLATSMLKMLRPGRGGEAPPGSIKIGRATDNDIVIPDVLASRHHATLITGPSGTQILDNRSINGTFVNGSRVDSAQLRSGDVVTIGNIDLVFDGTTLTRRAADMTATKTGGLEVHGLTWTIEGNKTLLNNISIDARPGTLTAVIGPSGAGKSTFARQVAGLTHPTSGTVTFEGHDIHAEYASLRSRIGMVPQDDVVHGELTVKQALMYAAELRLPPDTTKEDRERVVLQVLEELEMTNHLDTRVDKLSGGQRKRASVALELLTGPSLLILDEPTSGLDPALDRAVMTMLRQLADAGRVVLVVTHSLTYLDVCDQVLLLAPGGMTAFCGSPSEIGSQLGTTNWADIFSTVAGDPQASHQRYLARSGPPPPQPPARPPADLGAPAKTSLLRQFSTVARRQFRLIISDRGYSAFLLFLPFIMGALSLSVPGGGPDGKSIGFGVPVPTLLGGESPNEPGQILVMLNVGAIFMGTALTIRALIGERAIFRREQAVGLSTTAYLLAKIAVFTLFAIIQSSIVMTIALVGNGWGGEAGKCQPTTSGPGMYLGKNGQPTPDIADAVQRCVVEHGAFLSSRNLEMYVDMSMTCIAAAMTGLALSALAKSAEQIMPLLVVAVMSQLVFSGGLIPVTGRVGLDQLSWVTPARWGFASSASTIDLTNIVGPPILPDDRMWHHTSGTWLTVFGLLVLLCAVYTGFVRWKIRLKGEGTLLRRKS, encoded by the coding sequence ATGACCGGACCAGCTGCGCCCACCCTGACCGTTCGGTACGACGGTTCCTCGCGCAATTTCGCCCCAGGCAATGACATCGTCGTCGGCCGCGACCTGCGGGCCGACGTCCGCATCGCGCACCCGCTGATATCGCGAGCGCACCTGATCCTGCGGTTCGACCGCGGCCGGTGGCTGGCGATCGACAACGGCTCGCTCAACGGCATGTTCGTCAACGGCCGCCGGGTGCCCACCATCGAGATCGGCGACGGCACGGCCGTCAACATCGGCAACCCGGACGGCCCGCAGCTGACCTTCGGCGTCGGGCGGCACACCGGCACGGCCGGGCGCACCCCGGCCACCAGCGCCATCCCGATGTCCGGCGGCGTGCCGTCGGCCGGCATGTCCTCCGGCGGCATGCGGCCGCCGTCTGCGGCGAACCCGACGATCGCGCCGCCGCGCCAGTACCCCACCGGCGCGCGGCCGCCGGTGCCCAGCGGCCCGGTCGCCCCGCCCGTCGGCAACGCCCCCACCATGATGGGCCCGGCCGCTGCACCCCGCGGCGGGGACGGCGCCAACCTGGCCACCAGCATGCTCAAGATGCTGCGGCCCGGCCGCGGCGGCGAGGCCCCGCCCGGGTCGATCAAGATCGGCCGCGCCACCGACAACGACATCGTCATCCCCGACGTGCTGGCGTCGCGGCACCACGCCACCCTGATCACCGGCCCGTCGGGCACCCAGATCCTGGACAACCGCTCGATCAACGGCACGTTCGTCAACGGCAGCCGGGTCGATTCGGCCCAGCTGCGCTCCGGCGACGTGGTCACCATCGGCAACATCGACCTGGTCTTCGACGGCACCACGCTGACCCGGCGCGCCGCCGACATGACGGCCACCAAGACCGGCGGCCTGGAGGTCCACGGCCTGACCTGGACCATCGAGGGCAACAAGACTCTGCTCAACAACATCTCCATCGACGCGCGGCCGGGCACCCTGACCGCGGTGATCGGGCCGTCCGGCGCGGGAAAGTCGACCTTCGCCCGCCAGGTCGCCGGCCTGACCCACCCGACGTCGGGCACGGTGACCTTCGAGGGTCACGACATCCACGCCGAGTACGCCTCGCTGCGCTCCCGGATCGGCATGGTGCCCCAGGACGACGTGGTGCACGGCGAACTCACCGTCAAGCAGGCGCTGATGTATGCCGCCGAGCTGCGGCTGCCGCCGGACACCACCAAGGAGGACCGCGAACGGGTCGTCCTGCAGGTCCTCGAGGAACTCGAGATGACCAACCACCTGGACACCCGGGTGGACAAGCTCTCCGGCGGCCAGCGCAAGCGTGCGTCGGTGGCGCTCGAGCTGCTCACCGGCCCGTCGCTGCTGATCCTCGACGAGCCGACGTCGGGTCTGGACCCGGCGCTGGACCGCGCGGTGATGACCATGCTGCGCCAGCTGGCCGACGCCGGCCGCGTGGTGCTGGTGGTCACCCACTCGCTGACCTACCTCGACGTGTGCGACCAGGTGCTGCTGCTGGCGCCGGGCGGCATGACCGCGTTCTGCGGCTCGCCCAGTGAGATCGGGTCGCAGCTCGGCACCACCAACTGGGCCGACATCTTCTCCACCGTCGCCGGCGATCCGCAGGCCTCGCACCAGCGCTACCTGGCGCGCTCCGGACCGCCACCGCCGCAGCCGCCGGCCCGGCCACCCGCCGACCTGGGCGCACCGGCCAAGACCTCGTTGCTCCGGCAGTTCTCCACCGTTGCCCGCCGCCAGTTCCGGCTGATCATCTCCGACCGCGGCTACTCGGCGTTCCTGCTGTTTCTGCCGTTCATCATGGGCGCGCTGTCCCTGTCGGTGCCCGGCGGCGGTCCCGACGGCAAGAGCATCGGCTTCGGCGTTCCGGTCCCGACGCTGCTGGGTGGTGAATCGCCGAACGAACCCGGCCAGATCCTGGTCATGCTCAACGTCGGCGCGATCTTCATGGGCACCGCGTTGACCATCCGCGCGCTGATCGGCGAGCGGGCCATCTTCCGCCGCGAGCAGGCGGTCGGGTTGTCCACCACCGCCTACCTGCTGGCCAAGATCGCGGTGTTCACGCTGTTCGCCATCATCCAGTCGTCCATCGTGATGACCATCGCCCTGGTCGGCAACGGCTGGGGTGGTGAAGCCGGCAAGTGCCAACCGACAACCAGCGGTCCGGGCATGTACCTCGGCAAAAACGGCCAGCCCACCCCGGATATCGCCGACGCGGTGCAGCGCTGCGTCGTCGAGCACGGCGCGTTCCTATCCAGCCGCAACCTCGAGATGTATGTAGACATGTCGATGACCTGCATCGCCGCGGCGATGACCGGCCTGGCGCTGTCGGCGCTGGCAAAGTCCGCCGAGCAGATCATGCCGCTGCTGGTGGTGGCGGTGATGAGCCAGCTGGTGTTCTCCGGCGGCCTGATCCCGGTGACCGGGCGGGTGGGGCTCGATCAGCTGTCCTGGGTCACCCCGGCCCGCTGGGGCTTCGCCTCGTCCGCGTCGACCATCGATCTGACGAACATTGTCGGGCCACCGATACTGCCCGACGACCGGATGTGGCATCACACCTCGGGCACCTGGCTGACCGTGTTCGGCCTGTTGGTCCTGCTGTGCGCGGTCTACACCGGCTTCGTGCGCTGGAAGATCCGGCTCAAGGGCGAGGGCACGCTGCTGCGCCGGAAGTCCTGA
- a CDS encoding NADH:flavin oxidoreductase has product MNTSPNVFSPAQLGPITLRNRIIKAATFEAATPEALVTDDLIHYHRRPAAGGVGMTTVAYCAVTPGGRTDARQIWMRPEALAGLRRLTDAIHAEGAKISAQIGHAGPVADSRSNRAEALAPVKFFNPIAMRFARRATRDDILDVMAAHAGAARIAIDAGFDAVEIHLGHNYLASSFLSPLVNRRADEFGGSLENRAKVARGVVNAVRQAVDEQGGSIAVTAKLNMSDGVRGGINLDESLQTARWLQDDGGLDALELTAGSSLLNPMYLFRGGAPVKEFAAAFKPPMSWGIRASGNKFIRKYPYREAFLLREAKQFRAELSLPLILLGGITNRETMDLAMAEGFDFVAMGRALLAEPDLLARIEADGSVRSICNHCNECMPTIYSHTHCTLTGAPDR; this is encoded by the coding sequence GTGAACACCAGCCCAAATGTGTTCAGTCCCGCCCAGCTGGGACCGATCACCCTGCGCAATCGGATCATCAAGGCCGCCACCTTCGAGGCCGCCACTCCCGAGGCGCTGGTCACCGATGACCTGATCCACTACCACCGCCGGCCGGCCGCCGGTGGCGTCGGGATGACGACGGTGGCCTACTGCGCCGTCACCCCGGGTGGCCGGACCGACGCGCGCCAGATCTGGATGCGCCCCGAGGCACTTGCGGGCCTGCGCCGGCTCACCGACGCCATCCACGCCGAGGGCGCGAAGATCAGCGCGCAAATCGGGCACGCCGGTCCGGTGGCCGACTCCCGCTCCAACCGGGCCGAGGCGCTGGCCCCGGTGAAGTTCTTCAACCCGATCGCCATGCGCTTCGCCCGGCGCGCCACCCGCGACGACATCCTCGACGTGATGGCCGCGCACGCGGGCGCCGCCCGGATCGCCATCGACGCCGGTTTCGACGCCGTCGAGATCCATCTCGGCCACAACTACCTGGCAAGTTCGTTCCTGTCGCCACTGGTCAACCGTCGCGCCGACGAGTTCGGTGGTTCGCTGGAGAACCGCGCGAAGGTGGCCCGCGGGGTGGTGAACGCGGTCCGCCAAGCGGTCGACGAGCAGGGCGGATCCATCGCGGTGACCGCCAAGCTCAACATGTCCGACGGGGTGCGCGGCGGCATCAACCTCGACGAGTCGCTGCAGACCGCCCGCTGGCTCCAAGACGACGGCGGGCTGGACGCCCTGGAGCTGACGGCCGGCAGCTCGCTGCTCAATCCGATGTACCTGTTCCGCGGCGGCGCCCCGGTCAAGGAGTTCGCCGCGGCCTTCAAACCGCCGATGAGCTGGGGAATCCGGGCGTCGGGGAACAAGTTCATCCGCAAGTACCCGTACCGGGAGGCGTTCCTGCTGCGCGAGGCAAAACAGTTCCGCGCCGAGCTGAGCCTGCCGCTGATCCTGCTCGGCGGCATCACCAACCGCGAGACCATGGATCTGGCGATGGCCGAAGGCTTCGACTTCGTCGCCATGGGCCGGGCGCTGCTGGCCGAGCCGGATCTGCTGGCCCGCATCGAGGCCGACGGTTCGGTCCGCTCGATCTGCAACCACTGCAACGAGTGCATGCCCACCATCTACAGCCATACCCACTGCACGCTGACCGGTGCACCGGACCGGTAG
- a CDS encoding bifunctional methylenetetrahydrofolate dehydrogenase/methenyltetrahydrofolate cyclohydrolase, which translates to MTATVLDGKAFRDEIFVDLAQRVAALTAAGRTPGLGTVLVGSDPGSQAYVRGKHADCAQVGITSIRRDLPADTTTEQLNSVIDELNADPACTGYIVQLPLPRHLDENAALERIDPDRDADGLHPMNLGRLVLGKEAPLPCTPRGIVALLRRYDVPIAGAHVVVIGRGVTVGRPLGLLLTRRTENATVTLCHTGTRDLAALTRQADIVVAAVGVPHLVTADMVRPGAAVVDVGVSRVDGKLTGDVHPDVWEVAGHVSPNPGGVGPLTRAFLLTNVVERAEALG; encoded by the coding sequence GTGACTGCGACGGTGCTCGACGGTAAGGCGTTTCGCGACGAGATCTTCGTCGACCTGGCCCAGCGGGTGGCCGCGCTGACCGCGGCCGGCCGGACCCCCGGCCTGGGCACCGTGCTGGTCGGCTCCGATCCCGGATCGCAGGCCTACGTGCGCGGCAAGCACGCCGACTGCGCCCAGGTCGGCATCACCTCGATCCGCCGCGACCTGCCCGCCGACACCACCACCGAGCAGCTCAACTCCGTCATCGACGAACTCAACGCCGACCCGGCGTGCACCGGCTACATCGTGCAGCTGCCGCTGCCGCGCCACCTCGACGAGAACGCCGCACTGGAACGCATCGACCCCGACCGCGACGCCGACGGCCTGCACCCGATGAACCTGGGCCGGCTGGTACTCGGCAAGGAGGCGCCGCTGCCCTGCACCCCGCGCGGCATCGTGGCGCTGCTGCGCCGCTACGACGTGCCGATCGCCGGGGCGCACGTGGTGGTGATCGGGCGCGGCGTGACCGTCGGGCGCCCGCTCGGCCTGCTTTTGACCCGGCGCACCGAGAACGCCACGGTCACCTTGTGCCACACCGGAACCCGCGATCTGGCGGCCCTGACCCGGCAGGCCGACATCGTCGTCGCCGCGGTCGGCGTGCCGCACCTGGTGACCGCCGACATGGTGCGCCCTGGCGCAGCCGTCGTCGACGTCGGGGTGTCCCGGGTCGACGGCAAGCTCACCGGCGATGTGCACCCGGACGTGTGGGAGGTGGCCGGCCACGTGTCGCCCAACCCCGGCGGCGTCGGCCCGCTGACCCGGGCGTTCCTGCTGACCAACGTCGTCGAACGCGCCGAGGCGCTCGGGTGA
- a CDS encoding DUF3017 domain-containing protein: MNPSATWQSFQDRVIRRQWPIISVFLIFVGAFGLVAAGFWRRGALLIGIGVGVAAALRLLLSDEVAGLLVVRSRGLDFATTATAATAMVFIAWTIDPLGTA, encoded by the coding sequence GTGAATCCGAGCGCGACCTGGCAGAGCTTCCAGGACCGGGTGATCCGCCGTCAGTGGCCGATCATCAGCGTGTTCCTGATCTTCGTCGGGGCGTTCGGTCTGGTCGCCGCCGGCTTCTGGCGCCGTGGCGCCCTGCTGATCGGCATCGGCGTCGGGGTGGCCGCCGCTCTGCGGCTGCTGCTGTCCGACGAGGTCGCCGGGCTGCTGGTGGTGCGCAGCCGCGGCCTGGATTTCGCGACCACCGCCACCGCTGCGACGGCCATGGTGTTCATCGCCTGGACCATCGACCCGCTCGGGACGGCCTGA